Proteins co-encoded in one Methanobacterium veterum genomic window:
- a CDS encoding 4Fe-4S dicluster domain-containing protein, giving the protein MSKSRKEPYPVINALECKACERCILACRTGALKMSDEVNERGYRYAVYEGEGCTGCGDCYYTCPEPLAIEIHIPKKTEKKED; this is encoded by the coding sequence ATGTCTAAATCAAGAAAAGAACCTTACCCTGTAATCAACGCTTTAGAATGTAAAGCATGCGAGAGATGTATTTTAGCATGTAGAACAGGTGCTCTAAAGATGAGTGATGAGGTAAATGAAAGAGGATACAGATACGCAGTTTATGAAGGCGAAGGGTGTACAGGATGTGGAGATTGTTATTATACATGCCCAGAGCCATTAGCTATTGAAATTCATATTCCAAAGAAAACTGAAAAGAAGGAGGATTGA